The Lewinellaceae bacterium genome has a segment encoding these proteins:
- a CDS encoding aspartate aminotransferase family protein: MLKKENFIKDSTRIIEWIDDYFNKLESLPVKSQVNPGEIYHQIPPVAPDQSQGMDQILKDLDEIILPGITHWQHPNFHAYFPANASLESLFGEMITASIAAQCMIWETSPAAAELEERMMEWLMKAMDFPPGFEGTIQDTASTATLTAIITAREVATGFKSNEEGVPNNLRVYCSTQTHSSIDKAVGISGIGKKNLIKIPVDDQMRLIPELLEKQIVEDLANGLVPCCVVAAIGTTGTVAVDPVKPIAQICKKYKIWLHVDAAFAGTALLLPEYRWMAEGVEGADSFVFNPHKWMFTHFDCSVYFVKDVNVLIRTFEILPEYLKTNTRGLVNDYRDWGIPLGRRFRALKLWFVIRGFGLDGIRKRLREHIALNEFFAGQIDKHPDFELVLQPFLNFSCFRYHPAGADPAQLNDLNEQLKDKLNKTGQLFLSHTKIDDKYVLRFVIGQTYVEQEHVEKALEMIFGM, encoded by the coding sequence ATGCTCAAAAAAGAAAATTTCATAAAGGACTCCACCCGGATCATTGAGTGGATCGATGATTATTTTAATAAACTGGAGTCCTTACCGGTAAAGTCGCAGGTAAACCCAGGAGAAATCTACCACCAGATCCCTCCCGTAGCGCCAGATCAATCCCAGGGTATGGATCAGATTCTGAAAGACCTGGACGAGATCATCCTCCCCGGGATCACCCATTGGCAGCATCCTAATTTTCATGCTTATTTCCCGGCCAATGCCTCTTTAGAATCGCTTTTTGGAGAAATGATCACGGCCTCTATCGCTGCCCAGTGTATGATCTGGGAAACCTCACCTGCCGCTGCCGAACTCGAAGAACGCATGATGGAATGGCTGATGAAAGCCATGGATTTCCCACCCGGGTTTGAAGGCACCATCCAGGATACCGCTTCAACGGCTACCCTGACAGCCATTATTACGGCCCGGGAAGTGGCGACCGGGTTTAAATCCAATGAGGAAGGCGTTCCCAATAATCTGCGGGTGTATTGCTCTACCCAGACCCATTCTTCCATCGATAAAGCCGTTGGTATTTCCGGGATTGGGAAAAAGAACCTCATCAAGATCCCGGTGGATGATCAAATGAGACTGATTCCGGAACTGTTGGAAAAACAAATTGTGGAAGACCTTGCCAACGGATTGGTTCCATGCTGCGTGGTAGCCGCTATAGGGACGACAGGCACTGTGGCTGTTGATCCGGTGAAACCTATTGCGCAAATTTGTAAAAAGTATAAAATATGGCTTCATGTGGACGCCGCCTTCGCCGGTACAGCCTTGCTGTTGCCGGAATACCGCTGGATGGCAGAAGGCGTGGAAGGTGCGGATAGTTTTGTGTTTAATCCGCACAAATGGATGTTTACCCATTTTGATTGCTCGGTTTATTTTGTGAAAGATGTCAATGTATTGATCCGCACCTTTGAAATCCTTCCGGAATATTTAAAAACCAATACAAGAGGACTGGTCAACGATTACCGAGACTGGGGCATTCCGCTGGGGCGCCGTTTCCGGGCCTTGAAACTTTGGTTCGTGATTCGTGGTTTTGGGCTCGACGGCATCCGCAAACGCCTTCGGGAACACATCGCCCTCAATGAATTTTTTGCAGGCCAGATCGATAAACATCCCGATTTTGAACTGGTTCTCCAACCTTTCCTGAATTTTTCCTGCTTCAGGTATCATCCGGCAGGCGCAGATCCTGCACAATTGAATGACCTGAATGAACAATTGAAAGATAAACTGAATAAAACAGGACAACTTTTTCTTTCCCACACCAAAATTGACGATAAATATGTGCTTCGTTTTGTGATCGGGCAAACGTATGTAGAGCAGGAACATGTCGAGAAAGCATTGGAAATGATTTTCGGAATGTAG